From the Salvelinus alpinus chromosome 32, SLU_Salpinus.1, whole genome shotgun sequence genome, one window contains:
- the LOC139562119 gene encoding solute carrier family 22 member 7-like, translating to MKFEHLLSVVNGFGRFQMMIIIISFIGRFTLPCHFLLNNFIAAVPSHHCDLSALDDGGLFGNLTQEQRLTVSIPVQEDGTPSSCKMFPEPQFQLLSNSNDSDLVTVPCQNGWAYDNSTFKSTLATEWDLVCDQKGQNKATTTIFFIGVMFGAMTFGSLSDRFGRKPMLLVSYISGMLFGFASAFSTSFIMFAVLRFFTGFGITGIVIVSSVLSVEWVDIEHRKLVGVIDSLSWTFGYCMIPAIAYCVTDWRQLTIAVTSPLALAILTWRWIPESARWLIANGKFEKANFYLQQCAQMNQKEEFGSKITPETLSSIIVTERKDRTHSYLDLVRTPKMRRLALLTGIVWYGVASTFYGISFNITGFGLNIYLTQFVYGAIELPAKLSAYYLLDKVGRRNTEVGSLLGAGICLAINIFIPRDMSVLRTVVAVLGKGCSATSFTTVVLYSSELFPTVVRQNGMGYNSSMGRLGVSLAPLILLLDEVWRDLPQVLLCSIALLASLVARMLPETRDRCLPETIQDVEDGQTGKSLAGSQVVETTDIPLKSKDNDEVENGY from the exons ATGAAGTTCGAACACCTACTCTCGGTTGTCAATGGATTTGGACGGTTCCAGATGATGATCATTATCATCAGCTTTATTGGTCGATTCACCCTGCCGTGTCACTTCCTGCTGAACAACTTCATAGCAGCCGTGCCCTCTCACCACTGTGACCTCAGCGCTCTGGATGATGGCGGCCTCTTTGGGAATCTGACCCAGGAGCAGAGACTGACTGTCAGCATTCCAGTACAGGAAGATGGAACTCCAAGCTCCTGTAAGATGTTCCCAGAGCCCCAGTTCCAGCTCCTTTCCAACTCCAATGACAGTGACCTAGTTACAGTCCCCTGTCAGAATGGATGGGCATATGACAACAGCACCTTCAAATCCACTCTGGCTACAGAG TGGGACTTGGTGTGTGACCAGAAAGGGCAAAATAAGGCGACAACAACCATCTTCTTCATAGGAGTGATGTTCGGAGCTATGACCTTTGGAAGCCTGAGTGACAG GTTTGGTAGGAAACCCATGCTCCTGGTGTCCTATATCTCTGGCATGCTGTTTGGTTTTGCCAGTGCTTTCTCCACTTCCTTCATCATGTTCGCTGTGCTCAGGTTCTTCACTGGGTTCGGTATCACCGGCATCGTCATCGTCTCATCAGTACTCA GTGTGGAGTGGGTGGACATTGAGCACAGAAAGCTGGTGGGAGTGATTGACAGCCTGTCCTGGAcgtttggttactgcatgattccagcCATAGCCTACTGTGTGACCGACTGGAGACAGCTGACCATAGCGGTCACCTCACCTCTTGCTCTAGCCATACTCACCTGGag GTGGATTCCTGAGTCAGCCAGGTGGCTCATAGCCAATGGGAAGTTTGAGAAAGCTAACTTTTATTTGCAACAATGTGCCCAGATGAACCAGAAGGAGGAGTTTGGATCCAAAATCACACCAGAG actctgtccagtaTCATTGtgacagagagaaaagacagaacTCACTCCTACCTGGACTTGGTCAGGACACCAAAGATGAGGAGGCTGGCTCTACTAACAGGCATAGTGTG GTATGGTGTGGCGTCAACATTTTATGGCATTAGCTTCAACATCACTGGATTTGGACTCAACATCTATCTGACCCAGTTTGTGTACGGTGCCATAGAGCTGCCAGCCAAACTATCAGCATACTACCTTCTGGATAAGGTGGGCAGGAGAAACACAGAAGTGGGATCTTTACTAGGAGCTGGAATCTGTCTCGCTATCAACATCTTCATACCCAGAG ACATGTCTGTTTTAAGGACGGTGGTGGCGGTGCTGGGGAAGGGTTGCTCGGCAACATCCTTCACAACCGTTGTGTTGTACAGCTCTGAGCTGTTCCCTACTGTGGTCAG gcaGAACGGCATGGGCTACAACTCATCCATGGGTCGTCTGGGAGTGTCTCTGGCCCCTCTGATCCTGCTGCTGGACGAGGTGTGGAGGGACCTTCCACAGGTCCTCCTCTGCTCCATAGCCCTGCTGGCTAGCCTGGTGGCCAGGATGCTGCCGGAGACACGGGACCGCTGTCTACCAGAGACCATCCAGGACGTCGAGGACGGGCAGACAGG GAAAAGTTTGGCTGGATCCCAAGTTGTGGAAACGACAGATATCCCTCTCAAATCAAAGGACAACGATGAGGTGGAAAATGGATACTAA
- the LOC139562120 gene encoding cysteine-rich protein 3-like isoform X2: MTSRCPRCTKDVFFAEKVSSLGKNWHRFCLKCKRCNKTLSAGNHAEHDGLPYCHKPCYGTLFGPKGVNIGGAGSYIYDTPQPTFDCPPEGSPTTPWTTMQVTWNQPKVLPPPTRTFAGETSLCPGCEKVVYFEKVMSLGRNWHRPCLRCERCKKTLTSGGHAEHEGIPYCHVPCYGILYGPKGVNIGNVGCYIYEKEGMAQTEIPSQS, encoded by the exons CTGAGAAAGTGAGCTCGCTGGGGAAGAACTGGCACCGGTTCTGCCTGAAATGCAAACGCTGTAACAAAACCCTGTCGGCTGGCAACCACGCTGAG CATGATGGACTGCCCTACTGTCACAAACCATGCTACGGAACTCTCTTTGGACCCAAAG gtgtgAACATCGGAGGGGCAGGCTCCTACATCTACGACACTCCTCAACCCACCTTCGACTGCCCCCCCGAGGGATCCCCCACCACACCATGGACCACCATGCAGGTCACCTGGAACCAGCCCAAAG TTCTTCCCCCTCCAACCAGGACATTTGCTGGAGAGACCTCACTCTGTCCTGGCTGTGAGAAAGTGGTCTATTTCG AGAAGGTGATGTCCCTGGGTAGGAACTGGCACAGACCGTGCCTGCGCTGTGAGAGGTGTAAGAAGACactgacctctggtggacatgcTGAG CATGAAGGGATACCTTACTGCCACGTCCCTTGTTACGGCATCCTGTATGGACCAAAAGGAGTGAACATCGGCAACGTGGGCTGTTACATCTACGAGAAAGAAGGCATGGCGCAAACTGAAATACCCAGCCAGTCCTAG
- the LOC139562120 gene encoding cysteine-rich protein 3-like isoform X1, which produces MTSRCPRCTKDVFFAEKVSSLGKNWHRFCLKCKRCNKTLSAGNHAEHDGLPYCHKPCYGTLFGPKGVNIGGAGSYIYDTPQPTFDCPPEGSPTTPWTTMQVTWNQPKVLPPPTRTFAGETSLCPGCEKVVYFAEKVMSLGRNWHRPCLRCERCKKTLTSGGHAEHEGIPYCHVPCYGILYGPKGVNIGNVGCYIYEKEGMAQTEIPSQS; this is translated from the exons CTGAGAAAGTGAGCTCGCTGGGGAAGAACTGGCACCGGTTCTGCCTGAAATGCAAACGCTGTAACAAAACCCTGTCGGCTGGCAACCACGCTGAG CATGATGGACTGCCCTACTGTCACAAACCATGCTACGGAACTCTCTTTGGACCCAAAG gtgtgAACATCGGAGGGGCAGGCTCCTACATCTACGACACTCCTCAACCCACCTTCGACTGCCCCCCCGAGGGATCCCCCACCACACCATGGACCACCATGCAGGTCACCTGGAACCAGCCCAAAG TTCTTCCCCCTCCAACCAGGACATTTGCTGGAGAGACCTCACTCTGTCCTGGCTGTGAGAAAGTGGTCTATTTCG cAGAGAAGGTGATGTCCCTGGGTAGGAACTGGCACAGACCGTGCCTGCGCTGTGAGAGGTGTAAGAAGACactgacctctggtggacatgcTGAG CATGAAGGGATACCTTACTGCCACGTCCCTTGTTACGGCATCCTGTATGGACCAAAAGGAGTGAACATCGGCAACGTGGGCTGTTACATCTACGAGAAAGAAGGCATGGCGCAAACTGAAATACCCAGCCAGTCCTAG